The following is a genomic window from Sphingobacterium spiritivorum.
GTAAAAGGTACTAACCCGGATACTGGTGAAGAAATTGAGCGCAAACCATCTGTAAATGAGCCATTCGCAGCTTTAGGTTTCAAAATTGCGACTGACCCGTTTGTAGGTCGTCTATGTTTTATCCGTGCATACTCAGGTAAGTTAGATGCAGGTTCTTATGTACTGAACACCCGTTCAGGAAACAAAGAGCGTATCTCCCGTATCTTCCAGATGCACGCGAACAAACAAAACCCTATTCCATTTATCGAGGCGGGTGATATCGGTGCGGTAGTTGGTTTCAAAGACATCAAAACAGGTGATACACTTTGTGATGAGAAAGCACCTATCGTTCTGGAATCAATGACTTTCCCTGAGCCGGTTATCGGTTTGGCGATTGAGCCTAAAACTCAGGCTGACGTTGACAAATTAGGTATTGGTCTTGGTAAACTGGCAGAAGAGGATCCTACATTCGTAGTAAAATCTGATGAAGAAACTGGTCAGACAGTTATCTCCGGTATGGGTGAGCTTCACCTTGAAATCCTTATCGATCGTCTGAAACGTGAATTCAAAGTAGAGGTAAACCAGGGTGCACCTCAGGTAGCATACAAAGAGTCTATCAACGGTACTACTGAGCACCGTGAAGTATACAAAAAACAATCAGGTGGTCGTGGTAAGTTCGCGGATATCAAAGTTATTATCTCTCCTATTGATGAGGATTATGACACTTCAAAATCTGCGCTTCAATTCGTAAACGAGATTGTGGGTGGTGCTATCCCTAAAGAATACATTCCTTCTGTTCAAAAAGGTTTCGAAAGCTCATTGAACAATGGTGTATTGGCGGGCTATCCATTATCCGGAATGAAAGTTCGTTTGATCGACGGTTCATTCCACGCAGTCGATTCGGATTCACTATCATTTGAATTGGCAGCACGTATGGCTTACCGTGAAGCATTACCTAAATGTTCTCCTGTATTGATGGAGCCTATCATGAAAGTGGAGGTCCTTACACCAGAAGAAAACATGGGTGATGTAATGGGTGACTTAAACCGTCGTCGTGGTCAAATGCAAGGTTTGGACTCACGTAACGGAGCACAGGTTATCAAAGCATTAGTTCCACTTTCTGAGATGTTTGGTTATGTAACACAGTTACGTACTATCACTTCAGGCCGTGCGACTTCTACAATGGAATTCGATCACTACTCAGAAGCACCACGCAACGTTTCTGATGAGGTTATCGCTAAATCAAAAGGTAGAGTTAAAGGATCAGTAGAATAATCCTTACTAAAAATAAACCGACCTCCTATTGCTAATCGCTCTAATAGGAGGTCATTTTAAACAAATATAAAATGAGCCAAAGAATCAGAATCAAATTGAAATCTTACGATTACAATTTAGTTGACAAATCAGCTGAGAAAATCGTAAAAACTGTAAAACCTACAGGTGCAGTTGTTAGTGGACCTATTCCATTGCCTACTGAGAAAAAAATCTATACGGTATTACGTTCACCACACGTTAACAAAAAAGCACGTGAGCAATTCCAATTGTGTGCTTACAAAAGATTGTTAGATATCTATTCATCTAACTCTAAAACTGTTGACGCGTTGATGAAACTTGAATTACCTTCAGGTGTTGAAGTAGAAATCAAAGTGTGATAGATTTCAGTCACTGAAAAAACAAGAAAGGCTTCTAATCAAAAATTAGAAGCCTTTTTTATTGATGTCTGTATAACAAAAAGTACTAAAACTGATAGCCTATTCCTACAGAGATTACACGATTTTTCAGCGATGCATCATCTGAATCCTTTGCAAGCCGTCAAAAAAAGCACGAAGATATCTTCGTGCATTCTGATAAGATAAGTATAACCTTATTTAGAACTTATAGGGAAATGTAGACTGTTCAAAAAAGTTTCCAAATACATTTATATTACTGGAAAGCTCTTGATAGAGGGTAGCGCTTTCCTCTCCAGATTTAACACTTCTAAAGCCAACAATTTCACCAAGATTAAAATTAACAGCAAATCGCTTCGTCAGAAAATAATTCATTCCTAAACTGGCGCTTGCCCCATATCCTTCAATTTTTGGAATATTGACAACATTATTATCTATGATAGATTTCGGCTTTGCATTAAAATAATTCAGGTTTAGCCCTGCATATGTTTTAAATCTCGAACCCAGCTCCAGAAAATAATAACGGCCGAAAGTAGAAAAAATAAACTGTTTATTACTGGATACGAGCTCTTTGAGATCATTTTCCGGTCCCACCGTTAGTGTTAATTTGGAATTAGTTATACCTCCACTCAATCCAACAACTATTTTGTCAGAGACAAAATAACCTATAACAGGTATAAAACTTACAAAATAATCTTTGGCAACATTGTCTTTATTATCTTTTACACTATAAATTAAACCTCCTTCGATAATAATATCATTCTTTTTAAAACTGAATTCCTGAGCAGTAGCTGTAAAAGTAATCCCTACTATTACAGCAACTAAAAGTAGTATTTTCTTAAGCAAAATTTTAGGATTATTATGTTAAGTATTTCCGTTTTCAACAGAATAATTAGAATTTATACGTCAACCCAAATTGGGCTGTATTGAAAAAATTATCAAATACATTTACATTGGTATTAAACTCTGTATACGCTTTTGCTCCGTCTGTATCTTGTTTGGTGGAAGAAAAAGAAGCCACATTTGAAAACACAAAACCAACGGCAATATGCTGTGTCAGAAAGTAGTTAGCACCAATTCCGGCATCAACAGCAAAACGATTCGCCTTAGGCTCTTTAGTCGGATTAGAGTTAATTGTTTTTTCCGTACTGATACTGGCATAACTACCCGCTAATTCAGCGTATGTTTTGAAACGTGTCCCAATTTCCAGAAAGTAATACCGTCCGAATACAGCAGCACTGAAAACATTAATTTTTGCTTCAGCTTTGCCTAGTGACAATTGCGTAACCTCTTTCTTGTTACTGAAACCTAACCCTGCTCCTACTGCGATTTTATCGGTTACAAAGTATCCGAATTTTGGATTGAACAGAAGATTAGACTTTTTACTGTCTGCGGTTTTATCATTCTTATTAGAAGATTGATAAAATCCTTCCGCAATAAAATCGGTCTTTTTGTATCCGAATTCCTGTGCCTGAGTCATAAAAGAAAAACCTGCGATTGCAGTAATCGTAAGTAATAGTTTTTTCATATAAAATACAATTAATTAAGTTTGTAATATAGTATTTTCTTTTATAACAAAAAAGCGTAGATGAAAATTTCATCTACGCTTATAATAAACATTCGTACGAGACGAATAGTTAAATTAGAATTTGTAAGTCAAACCAAATTTAGCTGTGTTGAAGAAGTTATCAAACACGTTGATATTTGTATTGAAGTTAGTAGTAGATTTAGCACCATCCACATCTACTTTAGATGAGTTGAATGATACTACGTCAGCAAAAGCAAAACTAACAGCGATACTGTTTGTCAGGAAGTAGTTAGCACCTACACCTGCATTGATTCCGAAACCTTTAGTTTTGTCGAATTTAGTTGTAGTTGTACCGTTGTTTGATTCACCACCGATCTGGCTGTAACCAGCACCTAATTCAGCGTAAGTTTTGAAACGTGAACCTACTTCCAGAAAGTAGTAACGACCAAAAGCACCAATACCAAAAGCATTGTTCTTAGTGTAGCTTTCTACATCGTTTGTAGTTTTTGTAGTTTTAGAGTTACCAACGCCTAACTCAAGACCTACAGCGATTTTATCTGTTACGAAGTAACCGAATTTTGGGTTGAAATTGAAGTTAGAAACTTTCTCATCTTTTGATTTGTCATTTTTGTTAGATGACTGGAAGTAACCTTCAACGATGAAATCAGTTTTTTTGAAACCAAATTCCTGTGCCTGAGAAGCGAATGTTAAGCCTGCAACTGCAGCGATTGTAAGTAAAATTTTCTTCATATCTGTATGAATTTTTGTTTTATGATGGCGCAAAGGTAGTGCTTCAAAACACAAAAACAAAACATTTTACTGTCATTAATTAATCCTGAAAATAAGTATTATATACTACAGAAAAACTAACGATAATCTAGTTAACCACATAAGCCTCTCATATTCAGCTTATTTCTCAACTTTTTCTTCGCCTAATAAAAATCCCCATGGCTTTAGTTCATCTACTCTATCCATAACAATTTTTACAATTGCAAGCAGAGGAATAGCTAAAAACATACCCGAAATACCCCAGATCAGCTCCCCGCATACAATAGCCATCATCGCGAAAAGTGAATTTATCTTTACTTTGGATCCCACGACTTTCGGTACAATGACATTGCTATCTATCATATGGATAATGCTCATCGCAACAAACACAAATAAGACATGAGAGAAGGTAGATGTGGCGAAGGTAATCAGCGCTACAATAAACATAGAAGAGAAAATGCCTATGTACGGCAGCACATTAAATACACCGGTAATAATAGCCAGCAACAGACTGTATTTGACACCAATAATGGCCAAAGCAATATACACCAGGGTCGTCACAATCAGCATTTGCAGCAATAGCCCTATCAGGTATCTTTTGACTACGTATTGCACTTCAGCAACGATTTCTAACACGACAGGATGATCTTCCTTGGCATTGAGATACAGCAGGAACCGTACAATATGCCCTCTGTAGATAAGAATAAAAAAGGTATATAAAAATGTAAAAACCAGAAAAATGGCAATAGATGACAACGACATCAGTGCTGTACCCAGGATTAACGTACCTGAATCTACCGATTTAGATGCTGTCTTATTCAGAAGATTCATTTGTTCATTATACTGAATTCCGAACTGATGATTTACCCAGTCCTGCACGACCTCTACCCCATCCAGTATCTGATGCTTGAATGCGGGCCAGTCTTCCTGCAACATAGAAAGCTGAGACGCCAGCAGATATAGTCCGGTTGCTAATCCTCCAAAAAACAAAACAATACATACAATACCGGCCAGCGTACGCGGAAAACGTAATTTCTTTTCTAACAGTGTACTCAACGGAGTCAACAGCATAGCAAACAATATCCCCAGTATAAGCGGTACAATAATAGTATCTCCTATCCTGGCCAGATACCCCAGGATAACAATACTAATAAGGATACAAGCCAATTTTATATAAAAAGGCAGGGATATAAATTTTTGCATATGATCAGATTTCTTGGATAACAAACCTAAGTTAATAATGTTTTCGGGATAATAATACAAAAAAATAGAGGTTGCCTGACAGACAACCTCTATATACTATTCAATTACTAACAGATTAGAATTGGAAACCAACTCCAAATGATAGTACACGGTTTTTAGCAGATCCATTACCGGATCCTGACATATCAGTCAGACCAAAGCTATATCCTCCATTTATTAAAAATCCGTTTGATAATTTGTAACCAAGCATTGTATTGATACCTGCATCAAAGCGTTTATATCCATTATCTCCCCATTTAACATCTTCTTTAATATCTCCTGCTTTAGTTTTACCTGAAATACCATAAGCGGCATACGGTCCAGCTCCAATAAATACATTACCTGCTCCTGCGGGAATATAGTAAACCGCATTAACCGGCACTTCCAGATACATTAAGTTAGTCGTTACATCCGTATTATTCACTTCACCCCATTTACCACCTTTACCTTGTAATGATAATCCCGGCTGAATAGAGAAACTAGGTGCTACAGGAAGATCTGCGTATCCAGTCAGATAGAAATTAGTGGAAGTACTTGTTGATCCATTATTATCTGAAAACGCTATTTTCGGCAAGTTCAGACCTGCTTTAATACCATAACTTACCTGAGCCTGAGCTCCTGCAGCTAAAAGAAATGCTGCTCCTAATGAAAGTAAAATCTTTTTCATAACAATTTTCTTTAATTTTTTAATGTCCCTTTATAGACACTAGTCATATAGCAAGTTTGAGACCAAAAAGAAAACCAAACAAATTCAACGGCATAATTACCTGAAAACAAGTACATTCAAATAATGTTAAATTTTTCACTCTTAATATCCGGACTCGTAATAACATTTTTTTAATCTTCCATATTCTGCTATACCACACATTTTAAAAATTTGTTTGTCCAATCCCTTTTTTATATCAAATAATAATTTTAATTTTGCATTCCCTTCAGGGGATAAGTAATTAATATGGTCGGATGGCCGAGTGGCTAGGCAGAGGTCTGCAAAACCTCCCACAGCGGTTCGAATCCGCTTCCGACCTCGTTTTATTGACAGAAAAAAGATTTAACAAAATGGGAGTTACACGTTTAAAAAGAAAAGATAGAAGAAACAAAACTGTATCACGTGTTGAAGTACAGTTCTTGAAATTAGGTCGTAATATCGAATTAGGTTCTAAATCACAGATGCCTAAAGATAGTCAGATCACTAAAAACAACGCTATCTTAGATCAGTTAGCTTCAAAAGCGAAATAACTAAAGATTTTTTTATTTTTTCCTTTAAAGTTGCTTAACGCAACTTTAAAGGTTTTTTTAAGATGTCTGCCATTAGGCGGACTTTTTTCGTAGAAGACAATACCGTCCCTTCGTCCATCCCCGTCACTTTATTATCTTTATACAACATCCCACTCCCTACATCTTCTTTTGCAGAACTATGCACTGATAAAGCATGTGTATAAGACAGCAATTCAGCAATATTATTTTCATTCACTCCCCCACCCGGCATAATCTCTATCCGTCCCTCTGCCTTACCAATCAATTCACGTAACAATTCTCTGCCCTCCCATGCTGTATTCGC
Proteins encoded in this region:
- the fusA gene encoding elongation factor G, which translates into the protein MARDLKFTRNIGIAAHIDAGKTTTTERILYYSGVNHKIGEVHEGASTMDWMEQEAERGITITSAATTVFWNYRNQKYQVNVIDTPGHVDFTVEVNRSLRVLDGLVFLFSAVDGVEPQSETNWRLADNYKVPRIGFVNKMDRSGADFLKVVKQVKQMLGSDAVALQLPIGAEDTFTGVVDLINNRGIVWNEHDKGMTFTEVPIPDDMVDEVAEYREKLLEAVAGYDESLMEKFFDDPNSLTEREILDALRKAVLDNAIVPMVCGSSFKNKGVQTMLDLVMELLPSPLDVEAVKGTNPDTGEEIERKPSVNEPFAALGFKIATDPFVGRLCFIRAYSGKLDAGSYVLNTRSGNKERISRIFQMHANKQNPIPFIEAGDIGAVVGFKDIKTGDTLCDEKAPIVLESMTFPEPVIGLAIEPKTQADVDKLGIGLGKLAEEDPTFVVKSDEETGQTVISGMGELHLEILIDRLKREFKVEVNQGAPQVAYKESINGTTEHREVYKKQSGGRGKFADIKVIISPIDEDYDTSKSALQFVNEIVGGAIPKEYIPSVQKGFESSLNNGVLAGYPLSGMKVRLIDGSFHAVDSDSLSFELAARMAYREALPKCSPVLMEPIMKVEVLTPEENMGDVMGDLNRRRGQMQGLDSRNGAQVIKALVPLSEMFGYVTQLRTITSGRATSTMEFDHYSEAPRNVSDEVIAKSKGRVKGSVE
- the rpsJ gene encoding 30S ribosomal protein S10, with protein sequence MSQRIRIKLKSYDYNLVDKSAEKIVKTVKPTGAVVSGPIPLPTEKKIYTVLRSPHVNKKAREQFQLCAYKRLLDIYSSNSKTVDALMKLELPSGVEVEIKV
- a CDS encoding OmpW family outer membrane protein — translated: MLKKILLLVAVIVGITFTATAQEFSFKKNDIIIEGGLIYSVKDNKDNVAKDYFVSFIPVIGYFVSDKIVVGLSGGITNSKLTLTVGPENDLKELVSSNKQFIFSTFGRYYFLELGSRFKTYAGLNLNYFNAKPKSIIDNNVVNIPKIEGYGASASLGMNYFLTKRFAVNFNLGEIVGFRSVKSGEESATLYQELSSNINVFGNFFEQSTFPYKF
- a CDS encoding outer membrane beta-barrel protein, which gives rise to MKKLLLTITAIAGFSFMTQAQEFGYKKTDFIAEGFYQSSNKNDKTADSKKSNLLFNPKFGYFVTDKIAVGAGLGFSNKKEVTQLSLGKAEAKINVFSAAVFGRYYFLEIGTRFKTYAELAGSYASISTEKTINSNPTKEPKANRFAVDAGIGANYFLTQHIAVGFVFSNVASFSSTKQDTDGAKAYTEFNTNVNVFDNFFNTAQFGLTYKF
- a CDS encoding outer membrane beta-barrel protein, coding for MKKILLTIAAVAGLTFASQAQEFGFKKTDFIVEGYFQSSNKNDKSKDEKVSNFNFNPKFGYFVTDKIAVGLELGVGNSKTTKTTNDVESYTKNNAFGIGAFGRYYFLEVGSRFKTYAELGAGYSQIGGESNNGTTTTKFDKTKGFGINAGVGANYFLTNSIAVSFAFADVVSFNSSKVDVDGAKSTTNFNTNINVFDNFFNTAKFGLTYKF
- a CDS encoding AI-2E family transporter, coding for MQKFISLPFYIKLACILISIVILGYLARIGDTIIVPLILGILFAMLLTPLSTLLEKKLRFPRTLAGIVCIVLFFGGLATGLYLLASQLSMLQEDWPAFKHQILDGVEVVQDWVNHQFGIQYNEQMNLLNKTASKSVDSGTLILGTALMSLSSIAIFLVFTFLYTFFILIYRGHIVRFLLYLNAKEDHPVVLEIVAEVQYVVKRYLIGLLLQMLIVTTLVYIALAIIGVKYSLLLAIITGVFNVLPYIGIFSSMFIVALITFATSTFSHVLFVFVAMSIIHMIDSNVIVPKVVGSKVKINSLFAMMAIVCGELIWGISGMFLAIPLLAIVKIVMDRVDELKPWGFLLGEEKVEK
- a CDS encoding porin family protein, with the protein product MKKILLSLGAAFLLAAGAQAQVSYGIKAGLNLPKIAFSDNNGSTSTSTNFYLTGYADLPVAPSFSIQPGLSLQGKGGKWGEVNNTDVTTNLMYLEVPVNAVYYIPAGAGNVFIGAGPYAAYGISGKTKAGDIKEDVKWGDNGYKRFDAGINTMLGYKLSNGFLINGGYSFGLTDMSGSGNGSAKNRVLSFGVGFQF